In the Arenicella chitinivorans genome, TCTCACATTTGGGATGAGTCTGGTCAGCAATACATCGATTTCTTTGCTGGCGCCGGGGCGCTGAATTATGGGCACAATAATCCAGAAATGCGTGACAAGCTTATTGAGTACCTAACACTGAGTTCCATCAGTCACAGTCTGGATTTGCATACCGCGGCAAAACAGTCGTTTTTAGAGTTGTTTGAGTCTTCGGTACTGCGGCCACGACAGCTTCCCCACAAGGTAATGTTTTCCGGACCAACGGGTACGAATGCGGTGGAGTCGGCCTTGAAAATCGCGCGTGTGGCGACCGGGCGCCAGCGCATTGCAGCGTTCACAAATGGTTTTCACGGCATGACCTTGGGTGCACTCGCCGCCACCGGCAATAGCTACAACCGCGCAGGAGCCGGATGTAACTTACCGGATGTAGATCGTTATCCGTTTGATGGTTATCTCGGCAAAGATGTGAATACGGTCGATTTGATTGCGCGCCTGATCGATGACCCAAGCAGTGGATATGATGCCCCAGCCGCATTCTTGCTTGAGACAATTCAGGCGGAAGGTGGTGTGAATGCAGCGTCATCTGAGTGGTTGCAATCGTTGGCGAAACTCGCAAAGCGTGTTGGCGCATTGATTATCGTGGATGATATCCAAGTTGGATGTGGTCGAACTGGCGACTTTTTCAGTTTTGAAATGGCCGACATTCAGCCCGATTTGGTTTGTCTTTCAAAATCGATTAGTGGTTATGGGTTGCCGATGGCGTTGGTCCTCATTAATCCCGAAATTGATGCACTTCAGCCCGGCCAGCACAACGGGACTTTTCGGGGCAACAATCTTGCCTTTGTCACCGCTTCTCATGCGCTGAGCTACTGGCAGGACAATGCTTTTTCGACAGCGATCAAGCAACGGACGGAGCAAACCACGACCGCACTTGATGGCATCGTCGCGATGTCCGGCGGTGAATTTAAACGCCGAGGGCGCGGCATGATTCAAGGATTGGTTTGTCCATCTGCCGACATTGCAAACGCGATTTCGGAGACGGCGTTTCGTCACGGGTTGATCATTGAAACCTGCGGGGCGTATGGTGAGGTCGTCAAGTTACTACCTGCGTTGAATATCCCGTCCGATGTGTTGGCACAGGGACTTTCGATTCTCAAGGATTGCAGTTTGGCGAACACCACCATCGGTCAGGCGATCACCGGCTAAATACGACGCCCTTCTATTTGATTTTCTTACCCAACCTGATTCACGAGCTTGGTAGAGAGCTCGTGAGCTTAACTGGTGACCTATTGTTATGTTCCAGAGATTGACATCCATGCAGTCGGAGATCTACTTCGATCAGAGCCGACAACCAGATTTGCCCTTTTATAATGTTGGCGTCAGTTTGGAGACGAGTCAGCACGTTGACCCCGAGCTACTGCAACGCGCGCTCGATCTCTTGTGTGCCAAGGTTGATACACTGACCATGACGCTGCAGCTGGGTGATCAAGGTGAGTGTGTTCAGTCACTACGTACTGGGCAGCGTGTTGAGGTTGCGCACACGGATATGTCCGACTTGCCGGTCGCGCAGGCGCGTGAGAGCGCTCGGGCGCGTATCCAGTCATTTTATACGCAACCGTTTGAAATCTTGGCCGAGCGGTTGTTCGTGGTACAGCATTATCGTTTTCAAGACGGCGTCAGTTGGATCGTCCTCAAAAGTCATCACATCTTGGCCGATGGC is a window encoding:
- the ectB gene encoding diaminobutyrate--2-oxoglutarate transaminase → MLSEINNVFARRESNVRSYCRSFPVVFDKAEGSHIWDESGQQYIDFFAGAGALNYGHNNPEMRDKLIEYLTLSSISHSLDLHTAAKQSFLELFESSVLRPRQLPHKVMFSGPTGTNAVESALKIARVATGRQRIAAFTNGFHGMTLGALAATGNSYNRAGAGCNLPDVDRYPFDGYLGKDVNTVDLIARLIDDPSSGYDAPAAFLLETIQAEGGVNAASSEWLQSLAKLAKRVGALIIVDDIQVGCGRTGDFFSFEMADIQPDLVCLSKSISGYGLPMALVLINPEIDALQPGQHNGTFRGNNLAFVTASHALSYWQDNAFSTAIKQRTEQTTTALDGIVAMSGGEFKRRGRGMIQGLVCPSADIANAISETAFRHGLIIETCGAYGEVVKLLPALNIPSDVLAQGLSILKDCSLANTTIGQAITG